TCCAGCCCGTCTGGCCGGCTGCGGCTTCCGGCGCCGCCTCTTGAGGCGGCAGATAGCGGTTCACGTCGATCGTGTCGAAGCCGAGATTGGCGGTGACCTTGGGCCGTCCGGAGAGCTCGAGCGCCACATCGCCCCCAGCACTCAAGCCGTCGAGCGTGATCTTGGCCTTGCTGAGCTTCATATTGGTGCCGGAGAGCGCGATCTGGCCCTTGATCCTGGCCGGGCCGAAGCCCGCTCCGTCCGGCACCGGAATCCTGGCCCAGCGGCCGAGCTCGCGCAGCGAGTCAGCCGCCGCCGTGATGGTGCCGTCGAGCGTCAGGCCGTCCTGCATGGCGGCGAGCCCCGAAAAGGAGAAGTCGAGCCGTTTGCTTTTGACGGCCAGAGACAGGGGCGAGCCCGCGGCGGCAAGCTCGCCTGGCGTCTTGGCGGAGAAAGACAGCGCGATGTCGTCGCCGAGCGCCGTCAGCGTGCCCTTGACCGCGACCGGGCCGGTGAGCGAATCGAGTGTGATCGTCAGATCGACTTTCTCGGCCATGAAAACCTTGCCGGAGCGCTCGTCGAGGAAGCGCACATCGCCGTCTTCTATGGTGATCGGCGCGATGGAGCCGGTCTCGATGCCGGGGCTACTGCCGCCGCCTTGCTCGCCGCGGGTCTTTTCCAGAACCCAGTTCGGTCGTCCCTCGCCATCGATGACGAGCGACAGCTTCGGGCGGATGAGATGCAGCTCCTTGATATCGAGCCGGCGGTTGAAGAGGGACGCCACTTCGACACGGATGCGCATCTCGTCCATCTGCGCCACCTGGCCTTCATACATGCCTGGCGGTGTCGACAGCCGCACATCCTTGAGGGTCACGGCGAAATCCGGCCAGAAGACGAGCTTCGGCGCCTCGCCGATCGTCAGCGTTCGGCCGGTCTCCGCCTTGACCGCCTGCTTGAGCTGGCCGGCGATGAAGTCATGCGGGATGATGAAGGGCAGGGCCAGGACGGCGGCCACGAGCAGCGCCAGAAGCGTGCCGCCGAGGACCAGAATCCGTTTCATGGCGTTCCTCCAAAAAGGGAATCGCCATAATAGCTGATTCGCTGACTCAGCGGACGCGTCGGGGCGCCGTTTCGTCTTAAAGCTTCATCATCCTGAGCCGCAGCGCATTGCCGATCACGCTCACCGAGGAGAGCGCCATGGCCGCCGCCGCGATCATCGGCGACAGCAGCAGGCCGAAGGTCGGGTAGAGCACGCCCGCCGCCACTGGAACGCCTGCCGCATTGTAGATGAAGGCGAACAGCAGGTTCTCGCGGATATTGCGCATGGTCGCCTGGGAGAGGCGGCGCGCCT
This genomic stretch from Nordella sp. HKS 07 harbors:
- a CDS encoding AsmA family protein; its protein translation is MKRILVLGGTLLALLVAAVLALPFIIPHDFIAGQLKQAVKAETGRTLTIGEAPKLVFWPDFAVTLKDVRLSTPPGMYEGQVAQMDEMRIRVEVASLFNRRLDIKELHLIRPKLSLVIDGEGRPNWVLEKTRGEQGGGSSPGIETGSIAPITIEDGDVRFLDERSGKVFMAEKVDLTITLDSLTGPVAVKGTLTALGDDIALSFSAKTPGELAAAGSPLSLAVKSKRLDFSFSGLAAMQDGLTLDGTITAAADSLRELGRWARIPVPDGAGFGPARIKGQIALSGTNMKLSKAKITLDGLSAGGDVALELSGRPKVTANLGFDTIDVNRYLPPQEAAPEAAAGQTGWSAAPIALAGLGVVDAQLKLSANKLLYRSLATGKIAIDATLKNGKFDARLGQIALYGGKAQGRLVLDGAAKVPAVQVTLDAQGFDGLRLLRDYAGLDRFEGVAGAKLNLAANGRSQQELVSSLNGTAAFSFANGAVRGIDIEAMIEDVATNVLNGWRQGPDAKTPFDSLRASFTLVNGIATTNDLNFTSPVLTVGGGGLVDLPRQALNLKVSPTLTLAAAQGLDLAGLAVPIIVKGPWANPKIYPDIAGILDNPQAAYDTLRKIVDEGTTASLKEKGAEIKNQIKDKVADEIGKALGDDQAGEDAGNMIEEQSQKLLEGLFGNN